ATATTCAAACACACAATTAGTAAAACAATTTTCTTACATTGATTTCATTAGCTTTCTCTCACAAATTTCATTCCTTAAATCTCATtctctactctttttttttttgttcttacaaCTCGAATTTTCGTTTCCAATTATAATGAAGAGTGGTGAAGATGATCACTATCCTTTGCGCATGAAAATAGATTGGTCTGATAAAGTGACCAAAACTTTAGAGGAAGCTATGCTTAAAGCAAAGTCGTCTTGTATTCACAAATTTGATCTTAATAAACTTCCTCCTTCTGATACAGATGATGAAGAGCAGGATGAAGCAAAGAGAAGAGACCATAAAGTTTCTAGTGGAGCTCCCTCTaggttttgtaataattttgacCTTAACAAGTCTCCAAAGGAAGAGCCACCAAACCACGACGGTCACAAGGTAACTCAGAACTtgctaaatcctaaacctctCAAGAAAAGGGGAAGAGGTAATAGTGGTAGGTTGAATAAAGCAAAGAAGCAAAGAGTCGATGTTGTTCTGGAAGTAAAAGACGCGATACTCATCTTTGAGAAGACTTTACTTGTGAGTGATGTTAATCCAAATCAAAGCCGTTTGTTAATCCCTTTCAAAACGCTAAAGAGAAACAACTTCTTGACTCAAGAGGAATCGAGTTTCTTAGTACAAGATGAAAACAAGAAGGGGAAGAAGCCTGGAGTGGAAGCCTTTCTCGTGAACGAAAGGTCTCAAACGTGGAGTTTGGTTTTCAAGAGATGggtgatgaagaaggagaaggactCTCAAAACGGTTCGTTGCACTACGTTTTGAACCGTGGCTGGAACGACATCGTTAAGGACAATAAGTTGGAAGCCAACGATAAGATCAGTCTCTGGTCTTTTAGGTCCGATGgagttctttgcttttcccttgtTACTCATCCTTCCACCATTAGCTCATAGTAGCTCTTGTGCTATCTCATGATTGtcgttctctcttttttttgtaggtggtaaattttggtttttctttacGTTTAACTAGTAAGGTTTGACATTATTTGTTGGGTTTTTTTGGttcacatttttgtttcaaTTCTTCTTGATTGTTGGTGCCTATATGTCTATTTGTTGTTTCTGCTTCCGTAGACAtgaatctatgttttttttttgtttcgttttcAGAGTGAATGATCATACAAAGGGAAACCCTCTTAATAAAGTTTTTTAACTAAAGAAGCTGCTAAGGGAAACAACTAGCTAGCTAGCTAGATTGATCAATCATCACTCTAAACTTTTAGTATGTTTTCTGTTCTTGTTATTTGCAATTACATTCTTAAGATTACTCTTTTAAAGATTGAAGAGTTTTCTCTAATCATaggataaaataattataaatgcaTATACATACACGCTTTTTAGACTGAATTCTCTAAATATCCATTAATTTATCGTACATGTGATAGTTGATAAAAATCAAATCTCACGATAGAGGTAgagctatatatatacattgttTAGTCTCTTTTTTCTGTCACATAATTTGTGAAATAATCTAAACTTGCAGCAAACCGATGAATGAAAGAGAGAGATATAGAAGCAACTTCGTCCCTACTTTTCTTACTAACTTTTTATTTagcaaatatacaaataaaatatgatagcTCATTTACACACAATTACCTCAAACTTTTTAAAGTAGACAAATACATATATGAGATGATAACTATATATGTGAATAAAAGTTCAGTAAGAAAACTATATATGtgaatatattcaaaaatgtctGAGATCTTTCTACAGTTAGATTATGTGGTAAAgactattttaatttataataaggAGTAGTGTTGAATCTAAGATTAATCTATGGACAATGTGGGTCGTTATGATTAAAACTGCATCAAGGTACTCGAATTTTGATATCAGTCCATATGAAAAACCTTCAACCATTGTACTACCATAGTTGGTTGATAGTAAAGACATGCAAACTATAAGAGGTAGTAGTAATACACGtaataactgatttttttttttgtaatcgtAATAATTGATTTTGTATACAAAAAAGGGTACGTAATAACTGACGTTAAGTCTATCTAGGTGGTAGTAACTTAAACGTACCGTTGAACTAACTGTGTTTGTATTATTTAGTTCATCTTTTTTAATATAACACGTATTAAACTtgttttccaaaaacaaatattgCTAAGAGtactttatcattttttttttgacaaaaaaaaatattatggtttGTCATATAACTCATAAactcaatataaatattatgtaaGTAGCCCAACTTTGTGGCAACTTTTTGTTGGTGTTTGTTTACAGAAATCTTTGAAGCACCGACCAACCAAGAAGCACGGCTCTTCATCTACATCCCATTAGAAGTAGTATTGTGTTTAGTTCAACAAATTATATGATATTACTCTATTTGGGCAAACTCCACATACATTAGAAAAGTCACACGTCATCTCGTTAATGTAATCACGATGCGGTCCAATATTTTTCTCAGTCGTCTTCAAGTCACAATTTATCTGATACACAAATTTAATATACTTCTTAAAGTATTATCACTATGTTGCCATAATATTAGTCTTCaaagtcttttaatatattaactatCATTATTTTAAGAAATAGCTTTCTAATTAAAAAGgaaacatatccaaaattttgaataaacatTATGGTTTTATTgatgtaataattaaaatagataGTCAAATAAATGTTTTGACTATGATGatagaataatttttaaaaggaaGCAAATTAAAAACTAGCTTTCACTGGTAAAAGTTAGTTAAGGTAGTTGAGCTTCAAAAgtcaaaatcaaaaccaacTTCCACAAGCTACCTTATTAGCCCTTCTCTATCTCATGTATATATCATTTACACAAAGTAACCATAAAAACATTACCATTTCATTTccacaaaacaaaaattctatttattttcttgacCAGAGGAAAAAAAGAGATTCAGTTTGCCTAAACCCCTAAAACACACAGCAAAATGGATCCCAGATTTTGCCTGATCTCAGCTCTAATCTTCTTGTCTCTACTTTCAAACTCTCCCATATTGATTCTTGCTCAAATCAGTACTCCGTGTTCACCAACCATGCTCTCAAGCGTTACGGGGTGCATGAGTTTTCTAACGGGAGGTGGTAGTTCTCCGACTTCTGATTGTTGTGAGGCTCTTAAATCGTTAACCGGAACCGGTTTGGACTGTTTGTGTCTAATTGTAACCGCAAGTGTGCCCATTAATATTCCTATTAACCGAACTCTGGCCATCTCTCTTCCTCGTGCATGTGGCATGCCTGGTGTCCCCGTTAAATGCAAAGGTTatctaatttcatttttctataaTTAACACATTGAGTCgattaatatatgtttagttttgatgTTCTAAATCTATATATGAACATCgatctatatttttcaatttctaaattttaataacgtAAAATTTGTGAAATTTCGCAGCTTCTGCAGCACCTCTTCCTGCtccagg
Above is a window of Brassica napus cultivar Da-Ae chromosome A10, Da-Ae, whole genome shotgun sequence DNA encoding:
- the LOC111201395 gene encoding non-specific lipid transfer protein GPI-anchored 21, with protein sequence MDPRFCLISALIFLSLLSNSPILILAQISTPCSPTMLSSVTGCMSFLTGGGSSPTSDCCEALKSLTGTGLDCLCLIVTASVPINIPINRTLAISLPRACGMPGVPVKCKASAAPLPAPGPVSLGPTTPTETQSPQGSASFGPTTSPSSSITPDDQNIPASDKGENPTASTPSASSPSSSHSIKLPLLLLTFFAFQIISLLLS
- the LOC106369500 gene encoding putative B3 domain-containing protein At3g49610, whose product is MKSGEDDHYPLRMKIDWSDKVTKTLEEAMLKAKSSCIHKFDLNKLPPSDTDDEEQDEAKRRDHKVSSGAPSRFCNNFDLNKSPKEEPPNHDGHKVTQNLLNPKPLKKRGRGNSGRLNKAKKQRVDVVLEVKDAILIFEKTLLVSDVNPNQSRLLIPFKTLKRNNFLTQEESSFLVQDENKKGKKPGVEAFLVNERSQTWSLVFKRWVMKKEKDSQNGSLHYVLNRGWNDIVKDNKLEANDKISLWSFRSDGVLCFSLVTHPSTISS